A stretch of the Ktedonobacterales bacterium genome encodes the following:
- a CDS encoding Tn3 family transposase, whose translation MIRLSSCDLTLVNAVHNDLQRLERALLLIWARTDPIAAAHPALLPEALIACIGAQLGIQPETVIQYKNCPVLHNTDMKAVQDYLRLRSFTAEDTGLLRSFLAAQVLQTANTTELIKAAYGWLASQQIFRPAAKTVIQRIVYQVRRETEETLFQNLAHQLTQAQRDQLDGLCRTCQGRSILATLVTPPHAASTEAIRDEGRRLEVVRAALPDTIDWIGIQPPRLWQWAAIVRRLSAQALRRYPPAKRYALLLAFLTVRGPEITDVIVEMFDTLIGRLFARANAELREAQMEQVQANLTSARLFRGITQVLLDPQVPTHRVRDRIFQQVSREQVSTLVSRSRSLDENEVEGLFALLKQRFSQVREPARVLLQMLRFSSPGAYSPVLAGLETLHTMDREHRKKAPKDAPLGFVPERWMRAVVGPNGIDRRAWELCLLYQVRQALRSGELSVEGSRNYAPWSAGLYTPTEWRQERISWFVTSGLPHNGEDYLAQARTELDALATRAAGLLLDHPSIQIKDGRLIRTAQDRLQTPAGAASMRRSLTALLPRVGLPQLLLEVDSWTGFTSAFDHLTTRREPTPRHQETIRSTLLAVLVAEATNIGLTAMAAASGIPHGQLVRVYDWYLREETLQQAIQVLIAFHQSLPLTRAFGSGAVSSSNASEFARLVSGPYARYRASGDALGRKVNIYSHVSDQAIQYWIGLVSPLAQEAPYTLDGLVYQDLLPIQEHATDTPGCTDLLYGLFELLGYRLALPLDDLPDQIMIRAQEGASYGILDPLLLYATRDPLIITQWETMNRVAASLKDRLIRPSLLIPKLQNMDEGNTLRQSLQEVGRIARTRYILNFIVDASLRQRVLAGQHRCISVDALARAIFFGQQGRVSDRDSAAQFRRILALSLVINAIIVWNTRYLEVAAQESARRGQPVPEDMWQYLHPIMWEHLHLVGEYLFDRVISDTAQGNRAGPECCQST comes from the coding sequence GTGATAAGGTTGAGTTCCTGCGATCTCACCCTGGTGAATGCTGTACATAACGACCTCCAGCGGCTGGAGCGCGCCTTACTGCTTATCTGGGCGCGTACCGACCCGATAGCGGCTGCGCATCCTGCATTGCTGCCAGAAGCGCTTATCGCCTGCATCGGCGCCCAGTTGGGTATTCAACCAGAGACGGTCATTCAATACAAAAATTGCCCTGTACTCCACAATACAGATATGAAGGCGGTGCAGGACTATCTGCGCCTGCGCTCGTTTACTGCTGAAGATACGGGGCTGCTGCGATCCTTCCTCGCTGCGCAGGTTCTGCAAACCGCCAATACTACTGAACTCATCAAAGCAGCTTATGGCTGGCTAGCCAGTCAGCAGATATTCCGGCCTGCTGCAAAGACTGTTATCCAGAGAATCGTGTATCAAGTACGCCGTGAAACCGAGGAGACCCTCTTTCAGAACCTTGCACATCAACTGACCCAGGCGCAGCGAGATCAATTGGATGGACTCTGCCGAACATGCCAGGGAAGGAGTATTCTGGCGACGCTTGTGACTCCTCCACATGCGGCCTCAACTGAGGCGATCCGCGATGAAGGGCGTCGGCTTGAGGTGGTTCGGGCAGCCCTCCCCGACACCATTGATTGGATAGGCATTCAACCTCCGCGCCTCTGGCAATGGGCAGCTATTGTAAGGCGTCTTTCTGCTCAGGCCCTTCGACGCTATCCACCTGCCAAACGGTACGCACTGCTTCTGGCTTTCCTGACCGTGCGCGGCCCAGAGATCACCGATGTGATTGTCGAGATGTTCGATACCCTGATAGGGCGTTTGTTTGCGCGGGCCAATGCTGAGCTAAGAGAGGCTCAAATGGAGCAGGTTCAGGCTAACCTCACGAGCGCGCGCTTGTTTCGCGGTATTACGCAGGTTCTCCTTGATCCCCAGGTTCCCACGCATCGGGTGCGAGATCGTATCTTTCAGCAAGTCTCTCGTGAGCAGGTGAGCACGCTTGTAAGCCGAAGTCGGTCCCTTGATGAGAATGAAGTCGAGGGCCTTTTTGCTTTGCTCAAACAGCGATTTAGCCAGGTACGAGAACCTGCGCGCGTGCTGCTGCAAATGCTGCGCTTTAGCTCGCCGGGCGCATATAGTCCTGTGCTGGCAGGACTGGAGACTTTGCATACGATGGATCGTGAGCATCGCAAAAAAGCGCCGAAAGATGCTCCGCTTGGCTTTGTGCCGGAACGCTGGATGAGGGCAGTAGTTGGCCCCAATGGCATAGATAGGCGCGCCTGGGAACTTTGCCTGCTCTACCAGGTCCGCCAGGCACTGCGATCTGGAGAACTTTCGGTAGAAGGAAGTCGTAACTATGCCCCTTGGTCTGCTGGTCTCTATACGCCCACTGAATGGCGTCAGGAGCGCATATCCTGGTTCGTGACCAGTGGCTTACCACACAATGGAGAGGATTACCTGGCGCAAGCCAGAACGGAGCTAGATGCCCTGGCGACCAGAGCAGCCGGACTCTTGTTGGATCATCCCTCCATTCAGATAAAAGATGGCCGACTCATACGTACCGCCCAGGACCGCCTCCAGACGCCCGCAGGCGCTGCTTCGATGCGCCGCTCACTGACGGCCTTGTTGCCAAGGGTTGGTCTGCCCCAGCTTCTCTTAGAGGTTGATAGCTGGACTGGATTTACCTCGGCTTTTGATCACCTGACCACCAGACGAGAGCCTACCCCCAGGCATCAGGAAACGATTCGATCTACGCTTCTGGCGGTGCTGGTAGCTGAGGCTACGAATATTGGACTAACAGCAATGGCCGCTGCCTCCGGTATTCCACATGGTCAGCTTGTACGGGTCTATGATTGGTACCTCCGTGAAGAGACGCTGCAACAGGCCATCCAGGTCTTGATTGCCTTTCATCAAAGCCTGCCCCTGACCAGAGCTTTTGGCTCTGGCGCTGTTTCTTCGTCAAATGCGAGCGAATTTGCGCGGCTTGTCTCAGGCCCGTATGCGCGCTATCGCGCATCTGGCGATGCGTTGGGTCGAAAAGTGAACATCTATAGCCATGTTTCTGATCAGGCGATCCAGTATTGGATAGGTCTTGTGAGTCCTCTGGCGCAGGAAGCGCCTTATACTCTGGATGGCCTTGTTTATCAGGATTTGCTCCCTATTCAGGAACATGCTACTGATACCCCTGGCTGCACCGATCTTCTCTATGGTCTCTTCGAGTTACTGGGGTATCGCCTGGCGCTGCCCCTGGATGACCTGCCCGACCAGATAATGATTCGAGCGCAAGAGGGAGCCTCCTACGGGATACTCGATCCCCTTTTGCTATATGCCACCCGCGATCCGTTGATTATTACCCAATGGGAGACAATGAACCGGGTTGCCGCGTCATTAAAAGACCGATTGATCCGCCCTTCTCTTCTCATCCCGAAGCTACAGAATATGGATGAGGGAAATACGCTGCGCCAGTCGCTTCAGGAAGTAGGCCGTATTGCCAGGACACGTTATATCCTGAACTTTATTGTAGACGCTTCCCTGCGTCAAAGAGTGCTGGCAGGACAGCATAGATGTATATCGGTTGATGCCCTGGCACGGGCGATTTTTTTCGGCCAACAGGGGCGCGTGAGTGATCGAGACTCCGCAGCGCAGTTCAGGCGCATCCTGGCGTTAAGCCTGGTCATCAACGCGATCATTGTATGGAATACTCGCTATCTTGAAGTCGCTGCTCAGGAATCTGCCAGGCGTGGTCAGCCTGTGCCAGAGGATATGTGGCAATATCTCCATCCGATTATGTGGGAGCATCTTCATCTGGTTGGGGAGTATCTTTTCGATAGGGTAATCAGCGACACAGCGCAAGGAAATAGAGCTGGTCCTGAGTGTTGCCAGAGTACATAA
- a CDS encoding glycoside hydrolase family 5 protein, with translation MPRSRIVSGGILLTILVSFIVGCSNPSASLQKLSSTPGMIQGPLHTSHGQLIDATGRVVHLTGVNWFGFETGTFAPHGLQVRNWRDMLAQIAHAGFNTIRLPYSNQLFDSTSVPEGIDYKLNPDLVGLKGVSLMDKFIQGAGQLGLKIILDQHRPNAQAQSNLWYTDHLPESRWIGDWTMLAKRYQGNSTVIGADLHNEPHGQATWGDGNLATDWRLAAERAGNAILAVNPDWLILVEGIEAYQGDYYWWGGNLEGAAKYPVRLSHPDKLVYSAHDYGPEVWQQTWFQAKDFPYNLPALWKKHWAYLQQQGQTPVLLGEFGGQSVGLNPEGIWMRALVEFLKVNGINYTYWSWNPDSGDTGGLLKPDWKTLDSAKMDILSAYQWPLPGDFHPPGS, from the coding sequence CTCGTTCCCGCATTGTCAGCGGAGGGATTCTCTTAACTATCCTGGTAAGTTTTATCGTAGGGTGCAGCAACCCCTCAGCGAGTCTCCAGAAGCTCAGTTCCACTCCTGGTATGATCCAGGGACCATTACATACCAGTCATGGACAACTGATTGATGCCACGGGACGCGTAGTCCATCTCACCGGAGTAAATTGGTTTGGTTTTGAGACTGGTACCTTTGCGCCGCATGGCCTGCAAGTTCGCAATTGGCGTGATATGCTCGCTCAAATCGCCCATGCAGGCTTCAATACCATTCGCCTGCCCTACAGCAACCAGCTTTTCGACTCAACAAGCGTGCCTGAAGGGATTGATTATAAGCTGAACCCCGATCTCGTCGGCTTGAAAGGCGTGTCCCTGATGGATAAGTTCATCCAGGGCGCCGGGCAACTCGGACTGAAGATCATCCTCGATCAGCATCGGCCTAACGCGCAGGCGCAATCAAATCTCTGGTATACCGATCATCTGCCCGAATCTCGCTGGATCGGCGATTGGACGATGCTGGCGAAGCGTTATCAGGGCAATTCGACGGTTATTGGCGCCGACTTACATAACGAACCGCATGGGCAGGCAACCTGGGGCGATGGCAACCTAGCCACCGACTGGCGGCTCGCGGCAGAGCGGGCAGGCAATGCCATTCTGGCGGTCAACCCCGACTGGCTCATTCTCGTTGAGGGCATCGAAGCCTATCAAGGCGACTATTATTGGTGGGGAGGAAACCTTGAGGGCGCAGCCAAATATCCTGTGCGGCTCTCTCACCCCGACAAACTGGTCTATTCTGCCCATGACTACGGGCCAGAGGTCTGGCAGCAAACCTGGTTCCAGGCAAAGGACTTTCCCTACAACCTGCCCGCGCTTTGGAAGAAGCACTGGGCCTATCTCCAGCAGCAGGGGCAAACTCCGGTATTGCTGGGCGAATTTGGGGGCCAGTCTGTAGGGCTGAATCCAGAGGGTATCTGGATGCGCGCCCTTGTAGAGTTCTTGAAAGTGAACGGGATCAACTACACCTACTGGTCCTGGAATCCAGATTCGGGAGATACCGGCGGCTTGTTGAAGCCAGATTGGAAAACGCTTGACTCAGCCAAGATGGACATCCTCTCGGCCTATCAATGGCCGCTCCCAGGTGACTTCCATCCCCCAGGCTCATAA